A genomic stretch from Telopea speciosissima isolate NSW1024214 ecotype Mountain lineage chromosome 7, Tspe_v1, whole genome shotgun sequence includes:
- the LOC122669991 gene encoding uncharacterized protein LOC122669991 isoform X2, producing MADQMVTLMCHWEGRITTGSQGPDYEGGRLKGIRVNNRTTHLELLGKMYEITGYGQRQFLIKMICRFPVSRGYIAYEIDDNDSTEIMLELGRKQTFVGVELYLEKYPLHIDNERNNPLSTSIPSKDTKKYSLSSLGNADNWGSPLLGGLRAGTGGCLGSGVGLVQCSSQQYGMEASDDAFDCLTVGYGEEGDEWSQAHVVNMDEELTVNCDWETEKNTLVSGAIVHAHVANEEGDQGSHVHVANGERDEDSRAHVSDVDEGAAADCEWEMNESEGNTLVSKAILHAANEDGDERAHVHVADVDETGGNASVSEAIAHAQVANEDKEVGHAYHVHEDVDEEVVMDCEQEVNETEGNALLSEAIAHAQVGNEDEEVPHGHLANEYVQVDVDPVGERHEIERNGSLSVVVSSNNFADVEQGPANEFTNNDWVNDAVASNHVPGFPVVLENVEAGLHVGQIFQTKQQLQHIMKEYAIKAHREYIVLESTPSLLALKCKNEGCPWRLRAPLKKSVGCFMITKYAGPHTCVNPSTDQDHAQLDAEFICSKILGMVKEHVSITPAAIMEHMQQTYDYSISYMKAWTAKQKALEKIFGDCKESYVVADLEFPTGTSFSDEVVPALEASVDPLQPFDATEGMLQLTQLTEDEHDAAIEPPCQEKRKAAKRKR from the exons ATGGCTGACCAGATGGTAACACTAATGTGTCATTGGGAGGGGAGGATAACAACCGGATCACAGGGCCCAGATTATGAAGGTGGTAGACTAAAGGGTATTAGAGTCAACAATAGAACTACTCATTTGGAGTTGTTAGGTAAGATGTATGAGATAACTGGCTATGGCCAGAGGCAATTTCTTATTAAGATGATTTGCAGGTTTCCAGTGTCCAGAGGATACATAGCCTATGAGATAGATGACAATGACTCTACTGAGATTATGCTTGAATTGGGTCGAAAACAGACTTTTGTTGGGGTGGAGTTGTACTTGGAAAAATACCCTTTACACATCGACAATGAAAGGAATAATCCCCTGTCCACTAGTATTCCCTCAAAGGATACTAAAAAGTACAGTCTATCATCACTTGGCAATGCTGATAACTGGGGATCTCCATTACTCGGTGGTTTAAGGGCTGGAACAGGAGGCTGTCTTGGATCTGGAGTAGGACTGGTTCAGTGTTCTTCCCAACAGTATGGTATGGAGGCAAGTGATGATGCCTTTGATTGTCTTACAGTAGGATATGGCGAGGAGGGAGATGAATGGTCCCAAGCCCATGTTGTGAATATGGATGAGGAGTTGACAGTGAATTGTGATTGGGAGACGGAGAAAAATACCTTAGTGTCAGGAGCAATTGTCCATGCCCATGTTGCAAATGAGGAGGGAGATCAGggttcccatgtccatgttgcaAATGGGGAGAGAGATGAGGATTCCCGTGCACATGTTTCTGATGTGGATGAGGGGGCGGCAGCAGATTGTGAATGGGAAATGAATGAATCTGAAGGAAATACCTTAGTGTCAAAAGCGATTCTCCATGCTGCAAATGAAGATGGAGATGAGAgggcccatgtccatgttgcaGATGTAGATGAG ACTGGAGGAAATGCCTCGGTGTCAGAAGCAATTGCCCATGCCCAGGTTGCAAATGAGGACAAGGAGGTGGGGCATGCCTATCATGTACATGAGGACGTAGATGAGGAGGTGGTGATGGATTGTGAACAGGAAGTGAATGAGACTGAAGGAAATGCCTTACTGTCAGAAGCAATTGCCCATGCTCAGGTTGGGAATGAGGATGAAGAGGTTCCCCATGGACATCTTGCGAATGAGTATGTGCAGGTGGATGTGGATCCTGTAGGGGAGAGACATGAGATTGAGAGGAATGGCTCATTATCAGTAGTAGTTTCTTCCAATAACTTTGCTGATGTTGAACAGGGACCTGCCAATGAGTTCACAAACAATGACTGGGTGAATGATGCTGTAGCTAGTAACCATGTACCAGGATTTCCAGTTGTTCTAGAGAACGTAGAAGCCGGTCTACATGTAGGCCAAATCTTTCAAACGAAGCAACAGTTACAGCACATTATGAAAGAGTATGCTATTAAGGCACATCGGGAGTACATTGTTCTGGAGTCAACTCCATCAttgttggccttgaagtgtAAGAATGAGGGATGTCCATGGAGACTTCGTGCACCATTGAAGAAGAGTGTTGGGTGTTTTATGATTACGAAATATGCAGGGCCCCATACTTGTGTCAACCCAAGCACTGACCAAGACCATGCACAGTTAGATGCAGAATTTATTTGCAGTAAAAtattggggatggtcaaagagCACGTGTCAATCACACCAGCAGCAATCATGGAGCATATGCAGCAGACTTATGATTACAGTATTTCATATATGAAAGCATGGACTGCTAAACAAAAggcacttgagaagatattTGGTGATTGCAAAGAATCTTATGTAGTGGCAGATTTAGAGTTTCCTACTGGGACATCCTTCTCTGATGAAGTGGTTCCAGCACTAGAAGCTTCAGTTGATCCACTTCAGCCATTTGATGCCACTGAGGGAATGTTACAGCTTACACAACTCACTGAAGATGAGCATGATGCAGCTATTGAACCTCCTTGCCAGGAAAAGAGGAAGGCTGCCAAGAGAAAGAGGTAG
- the LOC122669991 gene encoding uncharacterized protein LOC122669991 isoform X1 produces the protein MADQMVTLMCHWEGRITTGSQGPDYEGGRLKGIRVNNRTTHLELLGKMYEITGYGQRQFLIKMICRFPVSRGYIAYEIDDNDSTEIMLELGRKQTFVGVELYLEKYPLHIDNERNNPLSTSIPSKDTKKYSLSSLGNADNWGSPLLGGLRAGTGGCLGSGVGLVQCSSQQYGMEASDDAFDCLTVGYGEEGDEWSQAHVVNMDEELTVNCDWETEKNTLVSGAIVHAHVANEEGDQGSHVHVANGERDEDSRAHVSDVDEGAAADCEWEMNESEGNTLVSKAILHAANEDGDERAHVHVADVDEELPVDCEQEVNETGGNASVSEAIAHAQVANEDKEVGHAYHVHEDVDEEVVMDCEQEVNETEGNALLSEAIAHAQVGNEDEEVPHGHLANEYVQVDVDPVGERHEIERNGSLSVVVSSNNFADVEQGPANEFTNNDWVNDAVASNHVPGFPVVLENVEAGLHVGQIFQTKQQLQHIMKEYAIKAHREYIVLESTPSLLALKCKNEGCPWRLRAPLKKSVGCFMITKYAGPHTCVNPSTDQDHAQLDAEFICSKILGMVKEHVSITPAAIMEHMQQTYDYSISYMKAWTAKQKALEKIFGDCKESYVVADLEFPTGTSFSDEVVPALEASVDPLQPFDATEGMLQLTQLTEDEHDAAIEPPCQEKRKAAKRKR, from the coding sequence ATGGCTGACCAGATGGTAACACTAATGTGTCATTGGGAGGGGAGGATAACAACCGGATCACAGGGCCCAGATTATGAAGGTGGTAGACTAAAGGGTATTAGAGTCAACAATAGAACTACTCATTTGGAGTTGTTAGGTAAGATGTATGAGATAACTGGCTATGGCCAGAGGCAATTTCTTATTAAGATGATTTGCAGGTTTCCAGTGTCCAGAGGATACATAGCCTATGAGATAGATGACAATGACTCTACTGAGATTATGCTTGAATTGGGTCGAAAACAGACTTTTGTTGGGGTGGAGTTGTACTTGGAAAAATACCCTTTACACATCGACAATGAAAGGAATAATCCCCTGTCCACTAGTATTCCCTCAAAGGATACTAAAAAGTACAGTCTATCATCACTTGGCAATGCTGATAACTGGGGATCTCCATTACTCGGTGGTTTAAGGGCTGGAACAGGAGGCTGTCTTGGATCTGGAGTAGGACTGGTTCAGTGTTCTTCCCAACAGTATGGTATGGAGGCAAGTGATGATGCCTTTGATTGTCTTACAGTAGGATATGGCGAGGAGGGAGATGAATGGTCCCAAGCCCATGTTGTGAATATGGATGAGGAGTTGACAGTGAATTGTGATTGGGAGACGGAGAAAAATACCTTAGTGTCAGGAGCAATTGTCCATGCCCATGTTGCAAATGAGGAGGGAGATCAGggttcccatgtccatgttgcaAATGGGGAGAGAGATGAGGATTCCCGTGCACATGTTTCTGATGTGGATGAGGGGGCGGCAGCAGATTGTGAATGGGAAATGAATGAATCTGAAGGAAATACCTTAGTGTCAAAAGCGATTCTCCATGCTGCAAATGAAGATGGAGATGAGAgggcccatgtccatgttgcaGATGTAGATGAGGAGTTGCCAGTTGATTGTGAACAGGAAGTCAATGAGACTGGAGGAAATGCCTCGGTGTCAGAAGCAATTGCCCATGCCCAGGTTGCAAATGAGGACAAGGAGGTGGGGCATGCCTATCATGTACATGAGGACGTAGATGAGGAGGTGGTGATGGATTGTGAACAGGAAGTGAATGAGACTGAAGGAAATGCCTTACTGTCAGAAGCAATTGCCCATGCTCAGGTTGGGAATGAGGATGAAGAGGTTCCCCATGGACATCTTGCGAATGAGTATGTGCAGGTGGATGTGGATCCTGTAGGGGAGAGACATGAGATTGAGAGGAATGGCTCATTATCAGTAGTAGTTTCTTCCAATAACTTTGCTGATGTTGAACAGGGACCTGCCAATGAGTTCACAAACAATGACTGGGTGAATGATGCTGTAGCTAGTAACCATGTACCAGGATTTCCAGTTGTTCTAGAGAACGTAGAAGCCGGTCTACATGTAGGCCAAATCTTTCAAACGAAGCAACAGTTACAGCACATTATGAAAGAGTATGCTATTAAGGCACATCGGGAGTACATTGTTCTGGAGTCAACTCCATCAttgttggccttgaagtgtAAGAATGAGGGATGTCCATGGAGACTTCGTGCACCATTGAAGAAGAGTGTTGGGTGTTTTATGATTACGAAATATGCAGGGCCCCATACTTGTGTCAACCCAAGCACTGACCAAGACCATGCACAGTTAGATGCAGAATTTATTTGCAGTAAAAtattggggatggtcaaagagCACGTGTCAATCACACCAGCAGCAATCATGGAGCATATGCAGCAGACTTATGATTACAGTATTTCATATATGAAAGCATGGACTGCTAAACAAAAggcacttgagaagatattTGGTGATTGCAAAGAATCTTATGTAGTGGCAGATTTAGAGTTTCCTACTGGGACATCCTTCTCTGATGAAGTGGTTCCAGCACTAGAAGCTTCAGTTGATCCACTTCAGCCATTTGATGCCACTGAGGGAATGTTACAGCTTACACAACTCACTGAAGATGAGCATGATGCAGCTATTGAACCTCCTTGCCAGGAAAAGAGGAAGGCTGCCAAGAGAAAGAGGTAG